In Fusarium oxysporum Fo47 chromosome IX, complete sequence, the following proteins share a genomic window:
- a CDS encoding glycosyl hydrolase — protein sequence MLPRLQSLSLALLSLATGIHSHEALSSLNVRNLEDIRSHITLPSTSNGHSITWRSSDPSIISHDGLVKRQPTTSDVLLVASLEVDGQLHEREFNASVRQAVQQDPYEAYAFSYFTGNSKQGENIYFAASKGNNALDWQELNGGQPVITSKLGTKGLRDPFVIRSVEGDKFFMIATDLSIGSGTSWGDAVRKGSLYLEIWESDDLVTWSEQRHVKVSPDNAGNTWAPEAFWDDEKNSYVVFWASSLYNTADHSDNSYHRMLYSLTRDFVTFSKAEIWQDSKTSRIDTTVLKSGNSFYRFTKDEASASGCTDIIQEKSSNLLAPVDGWTVQATCIGKNAGLQAVEGPTAFKGNAGDANGEKFYLFVDEYGGKGYVPLETSNLDKPSWKVSASYKLPTSPRHGTVIPITKKEHEKLLSAFGA from the coding sequence ATGCTGCCCCGTCTTCAATCCCTCTCCCTAGCTCTCCTCTCCCTCGCCACAGGCATCCACTCCCACGAAGCCCTCTCCTCCCTCAACGTCCGCAACCTCGAGGACATCCGCAGCCACATCACTCTCCCATCCACCTCAAACGGGCACTCCATCACCTGGCGCAGTAGCGATCcctccatcatcagccaCGATGGTCTCGTGAAGCGCCAACCCACTACCTCCGacgtcctcctcgtcgcgTCCCTCGAAGTAGACGGCCAATTGCACGAGCGCGAGTTCAACGCTTCTGTTCGTCAGGCCGTTCAGCAAGATCCGTATGAAGCATATGCGTTTTCGTACTTTACGGGTAATTCGAAGCAGGGGGAGAATATTTATTTTGCGGCTAGTAAAGGGAACAATGCATTGGATTGGCAGGAGCTTAATGGCGGACAGCCTGTTATTACGTCGAAGCTTGGAACCAAGGGGTTGAGAGATCCTTTTGTTATTCGATCTGTTGAAGGTGACAAGTTTTTCATGATTGCGACAGATTTGTCTATTGGCAGCGGAACTTCATGGGGCGATGCAGTCCGTAAGGGAAGTTTGTACCTTGAGATCTGGGAGTCGGATGATCTTGTCACATGGTCTGAGCAGCGACACGTCAAGGTTTCTCCCGACAACGCCGGGAATACCTGGGCGCCTGAGGCGTTCTGggacgatgagaagaacTCATACGTTGTCTTCTGGGCATCATCGCTGTACAACACAGCTGATCACTCAGACAACTCTTATCACCGCATGCTCTACTCGCTCACCCGCGACTTCGTCACTTTCTCCAAGGCTGAGATCTGGCAGGACAGCAAGACCTCCCGGATTGACACCACAGTTCTTAAGTCTGGTAATTCATTCTACCGCTTTACAAAGGACGAGGCATCAGCCAGCGGCTGCACAGACATCATCCAAGAGAAGTCCTCCAACCTTCTCGCCCCCGTCGACGGATGGACCGTTCAAGCTACTTGCATTGGCAAAAACGCTGGTCTTCAAGCTGTTGAGGGTCCTACTGCTTTCAAGGGTAACGCTGGTGATGCCAATGGCGAGAAGTTTTATCTTTTTGTGGATGAGTATGGTGGTAAGGGTTATGTGCCTCTTGAGACTAGCAATTTGGATAAGCCGAGCTGGAAGGTCTCAGCGAGCTATAAACTCCCTACGAGCCCGAGGCATGGAACGGTTATTCCTATTACCAAGAAGGAGCATGAGAAGCTGCTGAGTGCTTTTGGTGCTTGA